A region of Betta splendens chromosome 13, fBetSpl5.4, whole genome shotgun sequence DNA encodes the following proteins:
- the pipox gene encoding peroxisomal sarcosine oxidase isoform X1 yields MAAVQEYDCIVIGAGVQGSFTAHQLAKNNKNTLLLEQFILPHTRGSSHGQTRIIRKAYEQNIYTHMMEECYKLWAQLETDAGVQLYRQTGLLLMGPQNNHSYKQFKKNLQNNKVPMVLLNNDIFSQQIPYMNLPDGYEALVDLTAGVLYADRAIKAVQEQFQKLGGVIRDKEMVTDIKPGPVVTVSTSACVYRTKSIVITAGPWANKLLTHTGLQLPLQVVKINVCYWKEKVPSLYSLKQGFPCFILTEGEDSNHDIYGLPSNEYPGLVKICYHMGKETDPDQRDKQTDRSDIDILQRFIRRCLPGLVPEPAVVESCMYTLTPDHHFVLDCHPSYSNIVIGAGFSGHGFKFGPVIGKTLCELSLGQVPSYDLSPFRIRRFQAMSKSAL; encoded by the exons TTTATACTGCCCCACACACGAGGTAGTTCCCATGGCCAGACCCGCATCATTCGCAAGGCCTATGAGCAAAACATCTATACCCATATGATGGAGGAGTGCTATAAGCTGTGGGCTCAGCTGGAAACGGATGCAGGTGTCCAACTGTACAG ACAAACAGGACTCCTTCTAATGGGACCACAAAACAATCACTCATAcaagcagtttaaaaaaaacctgcaaAACAATAAGGTTCCTATGGTTCTCCTAAACAATGACATCTTCAGTCAGCAGATCCCTTATATGAACCTGCCTGATGGATATGAAGCACTAGTGGACTTAACTGCTGGAGTTCTGTATGCTGATCGTGCAATCAAAGCTGTacag GAACAGTTTCAAAAATTAGGTGGAGTCATAAGAGACAAAGAGATGGTAACAGACATCAAGCCTGGCCCTGTTGTAACAGTGTCAACAAGTGCCTGTGTTTATCGTACCAAGAGCATTGTAATTACTGCTGGACCCTGGGCTAATAAGCTGCTGACGCACACAGGTTTACAGTTACCACTACAA GTTGTAAAGATCAATGTGTGCTACTGGAAAGAGAAGGTTCCTAGCTTGTACAGTTTGAAGCAGGGTTTCCCTTGCTTCATACTCACTGAGGGAGAGGACTCGAATCACGACATATATGGCCTCCCATCGAACGAGTACCCTGGCCTAGTTAAG ATTTGTTACCATATGGGTAAAGAGACAGACCCAGACCAGAgagacaagcagacagacaggtctgATATTGACATCCTCCAGCGCTTTATTCGCCGTTGTTTACCTGGCCTAGTCCCTGAACCTGCAGTCGTGGAGAGCTGCATGTACACA TTAACACCTGATCATCATTTTGTGCTGGATTGTCACCCATCCTACAGTAACATTGTAATTGGTGCAGGATTTTCAG gtCATGGCTTCAAATTTGGACCTGTGATTGGCAAGACTCTATGTGAACTTAGTCTTGGACAAGTGCCGTCGTATGATCTTTCACCTTTCCGAATCAGACGTTTTCAGGCAATGAGTAAATCAGCTCTATAA